A single region of the Silene latifolia isolate original U9 population chromosome 8, ASM4854445v1, whole genome shotgun sequence genome encodes:
- the LOC141597061 gene encoding uncharacterized protein LOC141597061 isoform X2: protein MGKGGGGRGGGGGGGGGGGGGGGTGFRFMRGFHTRIFGPPPVTMVALNRVAIARGLRDVDELLGCLGKQVHEVSTKEAIQLLREECSPEEFQDVGLTYLYGPGKGYRPCNDLLKEYLKGIKESDSPGLTRVRLKELKKYCGYTDDELSSLM from the exons ATGGGTAAAGGCGGTGGTGGTcgcggcggcggcggcggtggaGGCGGAGGCGGCGGAGGCGGCGGAGGCACTGGGTTCCGATTCATGAGAG GTTTTCACACTCGGATTTTTGGGCCGCCTCCAG TTACGATGGTGGCTCTGAATCGAGTAGCTATAGCACGAGGGCTGCGTGATGTGGATGAGCTCTTGGGATGCCTAGGAAAGCAAGTACACGAAGTTTCCACGAAAGAAGCAATTCAACTGCTCAGGGAAGAGTGCTCGCCTGAGGAATTCCAAGATGTCGGACTGACATATCTTTATGGGCCTGGCAAAGGTTATAGGCCATGTAATGACCTCTTGAAGGAATACTTAAAG GGTATCAAGGAATCCGATAGCCCCGGCCTTACGAGAGTTCGCCTTAAGGAATTGAAGAAATATTGTGGCTACACTGATGATGAATTGAGTTCACTTATGTGA
- the LOC141597061 gene encoding uncharacterized protein LOC141597061 isoform X1 yields the protein MGGGNFIHESLFMIKIVIPLVVPIFQFHLSLPVFDAGFHTRIFGPPPVTMVALNRVAIARGLRDVDELLGCLGKQVHEVSTKEAIQLLREECSPEEFQDVGLTYLYGPGKGYRPCNDLLKEYLKGIKESDSPGLTRVRLKELKKYCGYTDDELSSLM from the exons ATGGGTGGTGGGAATTTTATTCACGAGAGCCTCTTTATGATAAAGATTGTGATTCCATTAGTTGTTCCAATTTTCCAGTTTCACCTCTCTCTACCCGTGTTTGATGCAGGTTTTCACACTCGGATTTTTGGGCCGCCTCCAG TTACGATGGTGGCTCTGAATCGAGTAGCTATAGCACGAGGGCTGCGTGATGTGGATGAGCTCTTGGGATGCCTAGGAAAGCAAGTACACGAAGTTTCCACGAAAGAAGCAATTCAACTGCTCAGGGAAGAGTGCTCGCCTGAGGAATTCCAAGATGTCGGACTGACATATCTTTATGGGCCTGGCAAAGGTTATAGGCCATGTAATGACCTCTTGAAGGAATACTTAAAG GGTATCAAGGAATCCGATAGCCCCGGCCTTACGAGAGTTCGCCTTAAGGAATTGAAGAAATATTGTGGCTACACTGATGATGAATTGAGTTCACTTATGTGA